A single region of the Raphanus sativus cultivar WK10039 chromosome 1, ASM80110v3, whole genome shotgun sequence genome encodes:
- the LOC108854307 gene encoding scarecrow-like protein 18, which produces MNQKSIFLSYQMLASFKSSSSSSEDATTENNPPPLWLASSSAATSAAHHLRRLLFTAADFISQSNVSAAQNLLSILSTNSSPYGDSTERLVHLFTKALSVRIGLTEYTATWTTNEMTSSTVFTSSVCKEQFLFRTKNNNNNSDLESCYYLWLNQLTPFIRFSHLTANQAILDATETNNGNGALHILDLDISQGLQWPPLMQALAERSSSNPSSSTPAPSLRITGCGRDVTVLNRTGDRLTRFANSLGLQFQFHTLVTVEEDFTGLLLQIRLLALSAVQGETIAVNCVHFLHRFLNEDHGDMFGHFLSAIKSLNPRIVTMAEREANHGDPSFLTRFSEAVDHYMAIFDSLEATLPPNSRERLTLEQRWFGKEILDVVAAEAAERKQRHRRFEVWEEMMKRHGFVNVPIGSFALSQAKLLLRLHYPSEGYNLQFLNDSLFLGWKNRLLFSVSSWK; this is translated from the coding sequence ATGAACCAAAAAAGCATCTTTCTATCTTATCAAATGCTTGCTTCCTTCAAATCCTCTAGCTCCTCCTCCGAAGATGCCACCACCGAGAACAATCCTCCTCCGTTATGGCTCGCCTCATCCTCAGCCGCAACATCAGCCGCTCATCACCTCCGTCGTCTACTATTCACAGCTGCTGATTTCATCTCTCAGTCAAACGTCTCCGCCGCTCAAAACTTACTCTCAATTCTCTCCACAAACTCTTCCCCTTACGGCGACTCCACGGAGCGGCTCGTCCATCTCTTCACCAAAGCCTTGTCCGTACGGATCGGCTTGACTGAATACACTGCCACGTGGACAACGAACGAAATGACTAGCTCCACGGTTTTTACCAGCAGTGTATGCAAAGAACAGTTCTTGTTTCGGaccaagaacaacaacaacaactccgATCTCGAGTCTTGTTACTATCTTTGGCTGAATCAACTAACGCCGTTTATTCGGTTCAGCCATTTAACGGCGAACCAAGCGATCCTCGACGCGACGGAGACAAACAACGGTAACGGTGCTTTGCATATACTCGACTTAGATATATCACAAGGACTTCAATGGCCTCCACTGATGCAAGCCCTAGCCGAGAGATCATCGTCAAACCCTAGCAGTAGTACTCCAGCTCCTTCTCTCCGCATAACCGGATGTGGTCGAGATGTAACCGTATTAAACCGAACCGGAGACCGGCTAACCCGGTTTGCTAACTCTCTAGGTCTTCAGTTTCAGTTTCACACGCTTGTGACCGTTGAAGAAGACTTCACCGGACTTTTGCTACAGATCCGACTGTTAGCTCTCTCGGCCGTACAAGGAGAGACCATCGCCGTCAACTGCGTCCACTTCCTTCACAGATTCCTTAACGAAGATCACGGAGACATGTTCGGTCACTTTTTGTCGGCGATCAAGAGCCTAAACCCTAGAATCGTGACAATGGCGGAGAGAGAAGCGAACCATGGAGATCCTTCGTTCTTGACTAGATTCTCAGAGGCTGTGGATCATTATATGGCGATATTTGATTCGTTGGAAGCGACTTTGCCGCCAAACAGTAGAGAGCGGCTAACCCTAGAGCAACGGTGGTTCGGTAAGGAAATTTTGGATGTTGTGGCGGCAGAAGCGGCGGAAAGAAAGCAAAGACATCGGAGGTTTGAGGTTTGGGAAGAGATGATGAAGAGACATGGCTTTGTTAACGTGCCGATAGGAAGCTTTGCTTTGTCACAAGCTAAGCTTCTTCTTAGACTCCATTATCCTTCGGAAGGTTATAATCTTCAGTTTCTCAACGATTCTTTGTTTCTTGGATGGAAAAATCGTCTTCTCTTCTCCGTTTCATCGTGGAAATGA
- the LOC108849943 gene encoding lysM domain-containing GPI-anchored protein 2-like has protein sequence MTGNFKCGEPGDSPSTCRSLVDYSSKQGTTYGNIKTLFAVKKLRSIFESNLLPLSTQRTQCVNPNQVVHVPVPCSCSNRTGVSNRTPVYTVKKGDTLFFIASEIFGGLVQYQRISDLNKISDASEIDVGQRFWIPLPSMRSI, from the coding sequence ATGACTGGAAACTTCAAATGCGGCGAACCAGGTGACTCACCCTCTACGTGTCGCTCTCTCGTAGATTACTCAAGCAAGCAAGGCACAACCTACGGCAATATCAAAACTCTCTTCGCTGTGAAGAAGCTCCGTTCGATCTTCGAATCCAACCTCCTCCCACTCTCCACCCAACGCACTCAGTGCGTGAACCCGAACCAGGTCGTACACGTCCCAGTCCCTTGCTCTTGCTCAAACAGAACTGGCGTATCGAACCGGACTCCGGTTTACACCGTCAAGAAGGGAGACACGCTCTTCTTCATCGCATCTGAGATTTTCGGAGGGTTGGTTCAGTACCAGAGGATCAGTGACCTGAACAAGATTTCCGACGCAAGCGAAATCGATGTTGGTCAAAGGTTTTGGATCCCTTTGCCTTCTATGAGATCTATATGA